One genomic segment of Natronospira proteinivora includes these proteins:
- a CDS encoding M3 family metallopeptidase — MSNPLLQDFDLPPFGQLEASHFVPAVETVLADNRQAIEALANQSGPFDWDSLAEPLAEVDDRLARVFSPISHLNNVRNDDAVRTAFEQCLALISRYEAEMGQHRGLYEAWCQLRGGPNWAGLNTAQRKTVEDKLRDFKLAGVGLDEPARSRFRTLQEKLSEHQNRFEQNVLDATEAWQCHVSDPARIQGIPEPDLARAAGRAETGGLDGWLFTLAFPDYLAIMQHADDRSLREEIHRAHATRASDQGPDAGRFDNGPIMNEILAMRQESADLLGYPDFAELSLATKMADSGDAVAAFLADLQARSCPAAEKEFEALQDYARESLGIASLAPWDITWASEKRRLACHAISDEQLRPYFPLERVLSGMFDIAGELYGFSVQSLSDFDSWHEDVRLYELIDDDSGEGIGRLYLDLHARDGKRGGAWMDECISRRRQGKDLQTPVAYLTCNFGAPAADQPSLLNHDDVITLFHELGHCLQHLLTQVDVSNVAGIHGVEWDAVELPSQFQEHFAWPRAGMDRIAAHYESDEPMPEALHQAMLSARNFQSAMKLLRQLEFATFDLRLHREYDGQGSGFIQDLLGEVRQSISVVPVADYDRFAHSFAHIFGGGYAAGYYSYLWAEVLSSDAFSAFEEQGLFDRETGRRFRDTVLGLGGSQPAAVVFRQFRGREPELSAFLRHHGISEAA, encoded by the coding sequence ATGAGCAATCCATTATTGCAGGATTTTGATCTGCCACCCTTCGGGCAACTTGAGGCCAGCCATTTCGTGCCGGCCGTGGAGACGGTGCTGGCCGATAACCGTCAGGCGATTGAAGCACTCGCAAACCAGTCGGGGCCCTTCGACTGGGACAGTCTGGCCGAACCCCTGGCGGAGGTGGATGACCGTCTGGCCCGTGTATTCTCCCCCATCTCCCATCTCAACAATGTACGCAATGATGATGCCGTGCGCACGGCCTTCGAGCAGTGCCTGGCCCTGATCAGCCGCTATGAAGCCGAGATGGGTCAGCATCGCGGCCTGTATGAGGCTTGGTGTCAGCTGCGCGGAGGCCCAAACTGGGCGGGTCTGAATACCGCCCAACGCAAGACCGTCGAGGACAAGCTGCGCGATTTCAAACTGGCCGGGGTCGGCCTGGATGAACCAGCGCGCAGCCGCTTCAGGACGCTCCAGGAAAAGCTTTCCGAACACCAGAATCGTTTTGAGCAGAATGTTCTGGACGCCACCGAAGCCTGGCAGTGTCATGTGAGCGACCCGGCCCGAATCCAGGGCATCCCGGAACCGGATCTGGCCCGGGCCGCCGGGCGGGCCGAGACCGGAGGCCTGGACGGCTGGCTGTTCACCCTGGCCTTCCCCGATTATCTGGCCATCATGCAGCACGCCGATGATCGCAGCTTGCGGGAAGAAATACACCGGGCCCACGCCACCCGGGCCTCCGATCAGGGCCCCGATGCCGGTCGTTTCGACAATGGCCCGATCATGAATGAGATTCTGGCCATGCGCCAGGAGTCGGCGGATTTGCTGGGCTATCCGGATTTCGCCGAGCTGTCCCTCGCCACCAAGATGGCGGACAGTGGCGATGCGGTGGCGGCCTTCCTGGCCGATCTCCAGGCCCGCAGCTGCCCGGCGGCAGAAAAGGAGTTCGAAGCCCTTCAGGACTATGCCCGGGAATCGCTGGGCATCGCGTCACTGGCTCCCTGGGATATCACCTGGGCCAGTGAGAAGCGGCGCCTGGCCTGCCATGCCATTTCCGATGAACAGTTGCGCCCCTATTTCCCCTTGGAGCGGGTGCTATCGGGGATGTTCGACATTGCCGGTGAACTCTATGGCTTCTCCGTTCAAAGCCTCAGCGATTTCGACTCCTGGCATGAAGATGTCCGCCTGTATGAGCTCATAGACGATGATAGCGGTGAAGGGATTGGTCGCCTGTATCTGGATCTCCATGCCCGGGACGGCAAACGGGGCGGCGCCTGGATGGATGAGTGCATCAGTCGTCGGCGCCAGGGCAAGGACTTGCAAACGCCGGTGGCTTATCTCACCTGTAATTTCGGGGCTCCGGCGGCCGATCAGCCAAGCCTGCTTAACCATGACGATGTGATCACCCTGTTCCATGAGCTGGGTCACTGCCTTCAGCATCTGCTGACCCAGGTAGATGTGAGCAATGTGGCCGGCATACATGGGGTGGAGTGGGATGCGGTAGAGCTGCCGAGCCAGTTTCAGGAGCACTTCGCCTGGCCCCGGGCGGGTATGGATCGGATTGCGGCGCATTACGAGAGCGATGAGCCAATGCCGGAAGCGCTGCACCAGGCCATGCTCTCGGCGCGCAATTTTCAATCGGCCATGAAATTGCTCCGTCAGCTGGAGTTCGCCACCTTCGATCTGCGATTACATCGGGAATACGATGGTCAAGGCAGCGGCTTCATACAGGACCTGCTTGGCGAGGTCCGTCAGTCCATCTCGGTGGTGCCGGTGGCCGATTACGACCGTTTCGCCCACAGCTTTGCCCACATCTTCGGTGGCGGTTATGCGGCAGGATATTACAGCTATCTCTGGGCCGAGGTCTTGTCCTCAGATGCCTTCTCCGCCTTCGAAGAACAGGGCCTGTTTGATCGTGAAACGGGACGGCGCTTTCGTGACACTGTCCTGGGGCTCGGCGGCAG